TATACTTTGTGTTTTGGAAcagcttgggtcattttgacccggccacatttagtggggcaataggtcacacttttgcccttttcagtgcaatgaacatacatacagacacaaaaatgcacacataaaatgtccactaacacacgcacccaaaacacccccccccacacacacacacacaaacacacaaattggacattgcatttcagttggcgcgtgcgcgcacacacacacattcatatttctataaagaagttcaaaaataaaatacatttgttttgtaaatcatatttgtttcctctctctcatttatacattttgttgcATCAGtaagctttggcctggagatacaGTATGCtaagtaatgtttgacattcatcagtcagtggttatccaaaataatatttaataatttctgcttattttactcaaaacatggcataattttataaggtttatcgttcataaattaagtataataaaaaaaacataaggagtgtaaaagaagttttattcacatgaaactatgccatgtttttgagtgtgtgtgtgtgtgtgtgtagcctgttgtatTTGATCAGATCACATTAGGTGGGCAACttagatattacaagtgtaaaatagatattacacacagaatggtgataattgtagaatttttgatttataagcattcaagtcaatttggcctggaaaaaaacaggttttattatttgctgacattaaaaatggtcaaaatggtttcaaaacaatctcctgcctttgaagtataccagcctgtaattgtgcatcaacttttgtgcctctatagtgaaaataattcaatatttctgttttttttactagaaaatgaggcatttttgcatattaatgaggtttattataccaaatattacaaaaatcttttcaaaatatatgttaatatgttggaaacaagttagaataaaaaggtgaaaaaatcatatatacttcattttttataagcagtcaaaacagacaaggtcaagttgactcagcgctcctaatttgtataggataTTATAACATAAATGGACTCAAACTAAATTGGTCTTGTTTCAAGCAGCATGGAAGGAAACATAAAATCTTAGTGCTGTTAGATCAGCATACATATTCGCCCTAATTGtagataacaaaaataacattttatttaatacttcagcaaaattaactaggaataaaaCCATTGCAAAATGCACGCCATCGATATGCATCAGCAATGACGAGAATATTATGCAAAAAAAACTTAATCTtagaatattaatttaaaaccaGACGATAGCTAATCAGATGGAAAACAATGTTACTATATCTGATCAGCACTTAGAATGTTTCACTCTCTTTTAAGAGTCCAATTTAATTTAACTATTTTCTTCTTCAATATCATCAACTTGTGTACTAGATCCCTTAGttgcatgtttctttaaacagataataCCAGTAGCAACCAAACCCTTTTTGAAAGGGATGTTAAAAGGGGTGCCTTTCTCTTGAAGCTCATGTATATACTATCACtagggtagccttctttcatgttataaatattgctaagataagaaatataatgtcACTACAAGATGAAAAAAATGTCATGCTTTTGTtgcctctaggttggattattgtaatgtctTATTATCTTGATGTTCCAATTGGTGTATAAGCAAGCTTCAGTTAGTCCAGAATTCAGTAGCTAACTAGATGGACATCTGGAAAACCATGGGACCACAATGGATAGAAACACTTGTCTCCATGTTTGCAGGCTATGACAACCTATTTTCTGACGCAGTCTTCTGGCATTACTTAATTTTTAGTGCACATGACAAGCATCACATTAGTAGCCAGAGATATTTACTAttaaaacagcattttaaacCAATTTTTGCCAGACATCTAAACCATAGTTTGGTGCACAAGTTGTCCTTTCAGCTAAAATTGATTACTATGTAACCGTCTCTTTGAATAAAAACTTTGTTTCATAAAATCTTTTGTCACTTAGCACTAATTATTGTTCAATTTCCACAATACATTAATTTACAATGCTgtgaaaaaagacaaacaccacattaaagttttttaacaaAAGGAATTTTGGCACTTTAGGCATGTGCGTTTTGCAATAACCTGTCTAAATCTAGAAAAATGTTATTATACCTTACATTTGTCACGACACATGGCCAAAATGTGAACCAGGGGCAGAAATcagcattaaataaattcagtaaatCTAATAAATCTAGTACATTATTAACCTCAGTAATCTGTCTGGTGTGGTCATGAGCAAATATATGGTACCATAATATCAAAATCAAAAGATCAGAAAAAAGAAGGTTGTTCAAAAAGAAGGTTGTTAAGCCTCATGAACACTATCTTAATTACAAtctaaaaatacacaattatattgTACAAAGTACTACTCTAGTATCCAGTGGAGCTACAATGCTCTAGAATCTAAGCATAAGCCACATattctgaaatgatttttttgtacTCCAATTTACATAGTCCTGTACACtggaaataaaaactaatatttaatatataaaagagCACTATATTGCAGAAAATCCAGTCCAGTGACATGTTTTTCTAATTATGGTTATGGACAAACAGGGTTACGAACAAGATACCCTTTTGTTAACTTTGAATAAATAGTGCCAAAGGTGCTTTTTAGATCTGGATATGcgtttaaattgtttaaaatttgtACAGCCATGGCCAAAGGTTTTTAGAATgatacaaatattaattttaattctgtttcctcagtgttttatctttttgtcAGATGTTACTATGGTATACTGAAGTGTCataagtgtcaaaggtttttattGACAGTTACATTAAGTTTATGCAAAGAGTCAATATTTGCAATTCTGTCCCTATTTTTTCAAGACCTCCGCACTTCGCCCTGGCATGCTGTCAATTAACTTCTGGGCCACATCCTGACTGATGGCAGCCCATTCTTGCATAATTAATGCTTGGAGTCCGTCAGAATttgtgggtttttgtttgtCCACCCACATCTTAGGGCTTGACCACAAGTTCACAATGGGATTAAGGTATTGGTAGTTTCCTGACCATGGACCCaaaatttttatgttttgttccCAGAGCCACTTATCACTTTTTCCTTATGGCATGGTGTTCAATCATGCTAGAAAAAAAGGCAATGTTTCGTCACCAAAATGTTCTTCGAAGGTTAGGAAAAGTTTCTCTCTTAGGGTGCTTTTGTACCATTCTTTATTCATGGCTGTGTTCTTAGGCAAAATTGTGAGTGTCCCCACTCCCTTGGCTGAGCAGCAACCCCACACATGAATGGTCTCAGGATGCTTTACTGTTAGGGCATGACCCAGAACTCATGGCAGTGCTCACCTTTTCTTCTCCAGACAAGCTTTTATTCTGGCTGCCCCAAACAATCGGGAAGTGATTCATCAGAGAAAATGACTTTACCCCAGTCCTCAGCAGTCCAATCCCTGTACGTTCTGCAGAATACCAGTCTGTCCCTGATGTGTATCCTGGAGAGAAGTGGCTTCTGTGCTGCCTTTCTTGACACTAAGCCATCTTCCAAAAGTTTTGGAACACTCTTCATAACATTCTGGATTATATGCAAATTGCCATCATAAAAACTAAGGCAATAGACTTTGTAAAAATTAATGTGTTTCATTCTCAAAACTTTTGTCCACAGCTCTACAtgttgctcactttgcattaaAAGCCTGCATCGTTCATTATATAGTACCTATACAAAAACAGTCACGCTAGAAATGTCAAGCATGTTAAGTATGCTGAAAAAAGTCACATACTCAGGTTACCTGATAAGATTTGTGTCATTTGCAATTCATTTGtgtctacagtatatgtactAACAAGACGTCACCTAATGACATCCTCATAGAATCAAGGTGCAATGTCTTGTGCATTTTGAATGCTTGGTTATTTGAGGTCTGTCTCTGTTCACCTCTCACGTCAAGATATTTCCATTAACAGAGCTACCACACACTGTATTTTTTCACTGCAATCACAATTTTACATGGTTCAAAAAGTTCAACAGGATCAGAAATAGACAGGTtcacatttcttaataaaagaaatgaatatttaatggaGTGTCCTAATTgtttcacatgacatatattcatatataaaaacatggAATCAACACACTTGGAAGAAATTCACACTTGCAACAAATTTGAGACAGCTGCCTGGGAGCAACCAACTTCTTTGGCCACACTTCGTGTTGAAATTTCTTGTTGAATGAGTTTTATAATACTTTCCACTGTTTCAACTATCAACTCTTTCATTGGAACCATGTTTCCTTTCCATTAGCCAAGTCCAACAGCTTGTTAAGGCATGTAGGCACTCCCTTTTAACTGATGACTAATTAGTATTGTTAGACTTGTCCTGGTCTTTGTTTTAGAAATGGAAATCAAAACATCATTCCATAATTTTTTCCTCAATTTTTTTCCTATACTTGATCTGGAAAAAGAAGCCATAATGTTAAGCTAttgaacaaaacattttttgcgCTACATcagtgatttgtgtgtttgctataaagtaaaaaatctgAGTGAATTTCTTCCaagttttttacttttcagcgaTTTCTTTTGACAGATGATCTCATGTTCTCATGCACCTTCTGATACAAcgtagaattcatagtggattaTATGATGAGCTGACCAGGTCCTGCTGGAGCATAGCATCCTAAACCATAACAGTTCCATCTCTATGTTTCACAGTTGAGGGTAGGGTTATTTTGCGGAAATGTTCGGTCATGGTCAACAAATATTAGTaaattttagactcatctgtccaaagcacattattccagaagtcttggcctttgtctctgtgaATTCTGAGTGCCCTCATTTTTCTTAGACAGCAAagtttcctccttgcacaacTCCCATGATAAAAGGTGTTGTCTTTCTGTTTGTAGATTCATGCAGGTTGACTtcaactgtagcaagagcttgctAGGTCAAGATGATAtagggtttttggagacttctttacGCATCTTGCAGTCTGCTTTTCAGACAGGGAGATGGCTGATTGAGAACTTTTTATATGTGATACGCCTGTTGGTAATTTTATCCagtttaagtacaaataaaaaaaaaatttcatatttcttgaatcttccaatattgttaaaatgaagatcaaATGGCCATATGGCTTtcatggggtgtcctaattttacatgatcggtgtgtgtgtgttaaaggtgGCAATTCacaatattaagaactaaatgtatgcaaacttttgcatgGGATTGAGAACaggtatttcattatttttttgtgccattctgttatgccttacagttctataagaaataaaatagattttgcCTTTTCGCtcgttttctttaaaaaaataaatcttgcaaattctcccaaaGGTATGCAAATTGTGTCAACATTTGGATCATTCAATTATATTCATTCTCACATATGCCTAAGAGCTTCGATGTTATACCATCCAATCACAAAATAATGTCTTGCTCTTTGgacaaatatattttagaataaatGAGTCACAAGCCCTGCTTTTCACTCAATACAAtcctttttaattataaataacagAGAGCacaaagaaagagataaagactTGGTTCACATGTCATTCTCAAAGTCCATAGCATTCTTCCTCTTGCTCTGCTCATGAACATGATTGCCCCATGTGTATGTAAGGTACATCAAAATCATTGCTGtgacagaaacagaacagaaattattaccttttaaacacaaatgcacagcCATAATTAGAATTAGATTATGATTAAAATTGATCATAGAACAGAATTAACAATCAACATTAACAGCATGTATTTGTATAGAACACATACTTTTGACAGATTTTGAGAAATATACAAATTTGTTTTCATTCCTTAATGAAATTCCCTCATCAAGAATCCTTATCAGCCCCATACACCTGACagacattacaaaataaatcaataaaaattgAGCTTTTGAAACAATGTCAGACCAAACTGCTTTTTTGGTTATTGTAACAGTACCCAACATGCTTTAAGGGAAGTATTTAGAAGGCATTCTTCAAAACTTTAGTGTTACAGTTTGGGGTTACACTTTTCTGTCCATCACTGGAGAACTGCTGAAATATTTAAGTAATATCTGACCATTTTCCAAAAGTGTTTTCTTTGACAATGAAAAAATTAGCTATAGAGGGTGACAAAATTgtctaaattatataaataagatGGACTACATGAGTAtgactgcagaaaaaaaaaaaaaaaaaacgtgatcTGTACTTGGTCTCCACAAGcatacctgattttttttttttttaaatgcggaATAGTTTTGCATGAAGCACTAATCCAAGCTTCTCAACAAGCCCAGCTAGtccaccaaaaataaataaaattgactgTTATTAGTATTTTGGCCTGTGTAACATTCTATACCTACAGCTATTACAAGGTTTAGgagaattattaatattttccaTCTTGTCTCAGACATGAGCCAGGCTAAATGTTAACCACttgaaacagagctgaaaattatttttttcctaaataaaccataaaccTCAGGAAAGCATTGCTTTAGATGATTTAAATCTAGATTTAACATTAACTTGTTCCACCTAGCTTCTCCTTAGTTCTTGGGTGTATATTTGTAGTACTTCTCAATGCATTTTGCCAGTTACATCTAGCATAAGCTCAAGTGTTTGTGTACTTGATTGGAAATGATGTTACAATACCAGATGTTACAATATTTAAGAAACAATCTACAGACACTCTCTGCATACCACATGCATGCTAATgatatttcagacatttcaaATTGTTTTTGCCCAAGCAAGCAAAACATGAAATGGGACAGTACATTTTCACTTATTTGGTGGACCTGCTAAATTATTTGTACaaatcaatgtaaaaaaaattaaacaactgTACAATAAAATGCAAGTCCAAGTACTAAGGTACTTACGAGGTGCAACCTTGAATATAGATGATGAAAATCGTCTCCAAACATTGGGGATTCCCTTTGAAAAGAAGTGGGGGAAAGCCCTCTGTTCAAAGGGTGAAATGCTGTAGGTAATTATGTGTCTTATTTTGGCCAAGTCTCCAAAGTGACGTCCCATTGTGTCAAAAGAGCTGTTTCAAGAGACATTACATCAGTTTttgtacaaataataataataataataataataataataataataataataaaatacgattttgtaaaataaattaaaccaaTGCTATGCTTTGTCGTTTAAAGCTGAGTTCTAATTTAAGAACCAgatctatatatacatacgaCGTTAAAAATCAAACAGAGGATTTGCATTCCAAAATGGCGGCTACATGTCTGGTTTAGATAGCTAGCGTTTAGAACTGTGTTTATGAATTAACAAGCAAAAGAGATAATGATCTTCCTGTATCCGGCATAGGCCATAATTGTGGCTAAACTATGAAATCATACCTTCAACCCTTGAACTTTAGTAATCTGCTAAAacgtaaaatatatttaaacaaggTCACAGTTTGGAATTTAAAGCTAACTATTAATTTTAGATCCAGTTCTATACCTAGCTTACGaggtaaaataaaacatagcaTTTACTAGCAGCTGTTTATAAAAAACACCTACCCAAATAGACAGCGATTCAAAAGACCTTGAATGACATTCATGGAGGttacataaaatataacattaaaaacccATTAATATAATGGGTTTCATGATTTGACCATGCAATGCATATTACTAATTgctaagaaaaagaaatataacgTAAGGGAAAATTTACGGGCCTACCTTACTTagatacttaaacaattcctcTACTTGTCGAGTGGCCGGATCTGTCCGTACTGTCGTAGTTTacgttcttctttttcttgttctttcgAGTTTAATGGCGGTTGGCAACTCATCTTAAAGGTGCATTACCGCCACCTACTAGACTGGAGTGTGGGCACTAGAATGACGTCAAAGGAGagaggtatttaaaaaaaacaaaaaacaaaaaaacaaaaacctttaatTCTCTCACTTAACCCAGTATTTTTCAGAAACAAAATTAATACATTGTGTATTCTCATAGATGCTTTTCCTAATAAATGCTTAAGTGTCATGCTTTGTCCATCCATGCGTGCCTTTAACTCAGCCCTATCTTCTTCATATTTTTTACAGTCTAACAGTATCAAGCATCGCGtaagttctggcaggccacgacgtcaagcgtgcatcagctgttaatcagctggcCACgacgtcaagcgtgcatcagctgttaatcagctgtccacgacgcgcaccaatccggttaggACATCCATATTActcgaccatttaaattcccattcattgcgCCGCTttctcctccaaccccgactccaccatgccggaatcTGTGTTCGTGTACCAGTTCACgtcttaaatctccacatatttttctctctttaattatttaattgtttatttatccatttattatttgcaaaaaaaataaataaatgatcaatggttctgttatagggggtctattctattttcagttgctgctctccccgctcggtCCTTGCATGCGCGTGGAttcctgcccagaacagaaccataccgccaacactaactgtatgctatcatctaataaattctaatttgacaaagtggtcctgacagaaataTGCTTTACTGTCTCTTGTACATTACAATCAGTGCATAATCCAGTAGGATGTTTTCCAATTCTGTACAATGTTGTATTTAAACAAGTGTGACCCATTCTAAGACGTGAGATTAGCATTCATGTTTTGTAGAGTTTTTTGCTAGTGTATCCACAGTTTCATTTCCTTCCACCCCTACATAGGCAGGAACCCAAAGGAAGCAGACATCTATTCTTTTATTGTGAATTGTGAGAAGCAAGTGGAGTATTTGATGAATGAGGTCTTGTCTACATGACGCTCTCCCAGACTGAATGCTTAATAATGCTGATAAACTGTCTGAGGCTTATGTGTTCGGATTATTTCCCTGCACCCAGCCTATAATGCCAGTAAAATTGCTACTAACTCCACAGTGTAGACTGACAGGTAATCTGTTGTCCTCATTTTGACTGCTACTTCAAACCTGGGAATGAAAAATGCTGCACCAGTACGGCCTGTTTCTCGTAGTTTAcgtcttcttcctcttcattttTGGGTTTTATGACGGTTGGCAAACCAACTCTCGGTACATTTCCGCCACCTACTGGGATGGAGTGTGAAGAATTGAAGCAGGAGGAGaatagtgatgggaagttcggttcttttccacgatccggttctttcggacagttcaatttaatgaaccagttcaaaaatccagttcaccagttcttttacgtcctgaagTAATGACGtcattcacaatgacgtaatgGCGCAAATTCCATCatcccgctgccggcagatattaatacaatcaatttaacacattcgaaaagttctttgtaatcataactttagttgaatacgtttcttacatttaagttttgcaactaaaacacccagtacaggcattgatgtgcaaacgtggatgttttacgtgtcttaaagatataaagttaataaactaatcttcatcaatttacaaaaagcggtatataaaaatacagactaacctgcaaaacagtcaatagtaaaattaactgacacatattgagtgaacagttgtaagattttttttgttttgttttgttttttttttttataaaaatgtttaatagcctATGACTAATTACTATGCATATCCCCcaatatgtataatttgctctgaaggttcacacatgcgcagtatcaacagctaatCGGTTCTCAGTATTTCGGACGCGTCTGAAAGAaccagttctcagttcagtgtactgatgattcgctgtatcagttcatcggttctcggacgcgtccgaaacaagcaattctcagttctgtactgatgattcgctgtatcggttcagtaattcacgcatgcgcagtatcaacagctcgagctcacagttctcacagcacaacatgtctcagttcagtgtacaggagttacatatactccgggatattagtttatttagagtcggaccaACTGTCAGGCATGActgaaagtgagtaactttagtaacttgtggatcagcgctgactcaagacgcgaactgtttagaacgaatcagtccgatttggtgaaccggttcatacagttca
The Tachysurus vachellii isolate PV-2020 chromosome 13, HZAU_Pvac_v1, whole genome shotgun sequence genome window above contains:
- the LOC132856345 gene encoding cytochrome b-c1 complex subunit 8; protein product: MGRHFGDLAKIRHIITYSISPFEQRAFPHFFSKGIPNVWRRFSSSIFKVAPPMILMYLTYTWGNHVHEQSKRKNAMDFENDM